A genome region from Acipenser ruthenus chromosome 29, fAciRut3.2 maternal haplotype, whole genome shotgun sequence includes the following:
- the LOC117963844 gene encoding protein FAM110A-like, giving the protein MPVETLHADRMVKQVSCGATFTSAMPFRILNKGPEYFRRQLEPNSKKLSAVERLEADKAKYVKSQQVASTKQEPVKPPLIKKALMSPGVLRTINTPTRKIPLGLRRGEGCGRRGALNIDILNNLINICDSPLSSSPSPKTETGGSSPRVNATWEKQPDGQAKLSGGYSNLSKVSPNSVTVRRVDVRPNAVQQHPKQQRQQQQQQQQQQQQCVRQTAPRVCDLIPPSSPAYTRISSTSSRSSKRGHPSLHRSKSDLSDRYSRATADLERFFNYCGLDPMEIESIGVERFARASSDIVSIKLPSVSTPSSEQSCQTEERASEREPYGISIIERNARVIKWLYGIRQAWETQKVSNV; this is encoded by the coding sequence ATGCCCGTTGAAACTTTGCACGCAGACAGAATGGTTAAACAAGTGTCGTGCGGAGCAACCTTCACCTCCGCCATGCCTTTCCGGATCCTCAACAAGGGGCCCGAGTACTTCCGCAGGCAGCTGGAGCCCAACTCCAAAAAGCTGAGCGCCGTGGAGAGACTGGAGGCTGACAAGGCCAAGTACGTGAAGAGCCAGCAGGTCGCCAGCACCAAGCAGGAGCCGGTGAAGCCGCCCCTGATCAAGAAGGCTCTGATGTCCCCCGGGGTCCTGCGCACCATCAACACCCCCACCCGCAAGATCCCCCTGGGCCTCCGGAGAGGCGAGGGCTGCGGCCGGAGGGGGGCCCTGAACATCGACATCCTTAACAACCTCATCAACATCTGTGACAGCCCCCTGTCCTCATCGCCGTCCCCCAAAACAGAAACGGGGGGCTCCTCGCCGAGGGTGAACGCTACGTGGGAGAAACAGCCAGACGGACAAGCCAAGCTCTCCGGCGGCTACAGCAACCTGTCCAAGGTGTCTCCGAATTCAGTGACTGTGCGGAGGGTCGACGTGCGGCCCAATGCGGTGCAACAGCATCCTAAGCAGCAgcggcagcaacagcagcagcagcagcagcagcagcagcagtgtgttcgACAAACCGCTCCTCGCGTCTGCGACCTTATCCCACCCTCCTCCCCAGCCTACACCAGGATTTCCTCCACCAGTTCCAGGAGTTCCAAAAGGGGACACCCCTCCTTGCATCGCTCCAAATCAGACCTGAGTGACCGCTACTCGCGGGCCACCGCCGACCTGGAGCGCTTCTTCAACTACTGCGGCCTGGACCCCATGGAGATCGAGAGCATCGGCGTGGAGCGCTTCGCCCGGGCCAGCTCCGACATCGTCTCCATCAAGCTCCCCAGCGTCAGCACGCCCAGCTCGGAGCAGAGCTGCCAGACCGAGGAGAGAGCCAGCGAGCGCGAGCCCTACGGCATCTCCATCATCGAGAGGAACGCCCGCGTCATCAAGTGGCTCTATGGCATCCGCCAAGCGTGGGAGACACAGAAGGTGTCCAACGTGTAG